TGCCAgtgtttttgttgtaatttattgttatacattAGTTACTAAcaggatttaaataaaattttgttcgattttaattttttattttatttttccttatcAAATTATGTATAAACTCTTATATCTCGCTTGGATATAAGCGACAGGTtagatcaaattaaataaaaaaaaggagcagtaattatttcagttatctttcttaaataaattcTGTATACAACGTGTTATTAAACTGGCGTTCTTCCGTTTAGGGCCATATACATAGAAGCATACAATAGCCGAATTTATACGTGAAAATAATGAAGCAGTAGTAAGTACGGGTTATTACTATGTATCTTTAAAATcgacaaatttgaaaaaaaaaatgttcagaagatatatacatatcttGAATGTACATATCTAAAATGGCTATAAATGACAGACTTAACTCAGGTAAAACTCAGGAGACTTAGTCATaaacagataataattatttatttattatttttttattcaagataTAAGATCGATTCTGATATCGAAGTTTAATAACACGTATATATACATCTGTCGTTATTATtcctaaattaatttagttgatTTTACAAGTTATTTATGGTGTTAAAACAAGTATAGtagtagtataaaacaaaaataaaaaaataacgccATCAcctattaagtataatttatatttatttgtctaaacttaacagttatttatgataaaaaattactatgtCGAATGAAGTAAAAATGCttctagataataaaaaaatcctacaaagttttaaatttattcttttattcttattatacttatttatactttttttataattgcttACAGAATTGAAACATGGCGGCAAAAAGCAAAGATGGGCTCTTCCGAGACCTAACAGATATGGCGATGGGCGGTACTTCAGCGATGTTCGCCACACTCTTTACAAATCCTATAGAAGTAGTAAAGACACGCCTTCAATTGCAAGGGGAATTGGTTTCCAAGGGAAAACACGCAGTTTACTATAAAAACGTACCTCATGGACTATTTGTAATAGCCAGGAACGAAGGAATTGTCGCACTACAGAATGGTTTACCAGCTATGCTTGGTTTCCAGTTCTGTTTGAATACATTTAGGTTAATACATTTCAATATGAAAACATCATAAAATACGAAACTCAAAGATTTAATTTTTCCATACTGTACGATAATCAGAACACCTAAccctaaaacatttttttttaatagaacagTAAGCAAAACCTTTCCGTAAAGTAAAAAACTTTGCTTTGATAAGTAATCCTAAGCAAGGTCATTTTTAACACACAGGCCGCTAGATAGGTACATCACTACAATGGAACCCCTGTACGTAGGAAAATAGGTCTACCAACACGTTTACAGATATAACAGACATATTTATATCGGTATTATCAACTTTCAAGTTTAACTGTAGGCAATCTGTGTAGATCGATGTCAAGGCTCTGAAAACTTTCCAAGAATATCCATTGAATAAATAAAGCAGCttataaattaaacttacaGATTAGGAGTTTACCGGATATCTGAAAGACGTGGTTTAACCACCACCCCCGATGGCCGCACATCAGTAATTCGTGGCGCATTGGCGGCCGGTGTCGGTGGAGCGTTGGGTTCGATTGCTGGAACACCTTTCTTTCTCGTCAAAACACGATTACAGGCTCAAGCTACTAAAGCCATAGCGGTCGGCCACCAGCACAAACACAATGGAACTTTTAGCGCGATGGCTGATATTTATCGCAAGGAAGGGATTAAAGGTTTATAGCAgttatatttagataaattacgTTTTATGTGATAACCGCTATGCTAGCTATGCTAGTGTTGCGAGTAGTCACCTAATacatcgacggtttgcgggttcaaatcccgctcgggatgagtatttagtatttatattcctttccggtttggatgtgtATCCTTGTGCTACCTTGCGAGTCACCCCGCCgtggctcggagagcacgttaagccgtcgatcccggttgttatcacaaatgcctgatagcgatcgctactcataatagtgatgaattaagctccaatccttccctacgtggagaaagatgCATATACCAGTctgatgatacaggctgaatgttatggaatttatatttacatttttttactctAAAAATGGATCTCTGAGATGCGACACGTAAAATCACAAAGTGCGAGGTGAGCATCAATGTAAACCACTAGACAAAAGtaatagttattaattaaagtaaaaggCATTCTCTTCATATTTTGAGGAAAAGCGTGTGAAAGTGTTACGGacagatttattattaaaccctggagaaattaatgtaatattactaTAGAAAAAAATCCGTATTCTATTTTCTGGGCAAAGCGCTGTGTTTtaaggggacatccattaattacgtgagctcagaatggggggGGGGCAATGAAATCTCacaaaatctcatttaaaccgaggaggggtaatcgaaaatctcacatcaatttcaaaaattataaaaaaaaatctgatattaaaaaatatattttgagtgtTCACTTTTCCGGCAAAAATAAATCTCTTGgcttttaaaatcatttaatttttgctttgaattttatttaattcaaataaattaattgtagtaTACATGAACAGTTTATTGTTTCccgtcaatctctattatattcagcaTCAATCTCACATAAATGGGAGGGGGGTCTAAAATGaccgaaaaatagctcacgtaattaatgggtACCCCCTAAATGCTAGTTTAACTAACCCTAACCctgtatattacaaattaagCAATCAACTGACTGGCTTGGCTgacaaagttaatatttttcttcacATTTCCAGGATTATTTCGAGGAGTTGGTCCACAAATACCGCGCGGGACCGTCGGTAGTGGTTCTCAAATGGTCAGTTTTGCTTTTGCCAAAGAGTGGCTGAGAGATAAAGGATATTTCCAGTCACCGCTACTGTTGTCATTTATGGGTGCTAATTTAGGAGGCATTGTTATGACGATTTGCCTCAACCCGTTTGATGTTATGGCTACGAGATTGTCCAACCAAcgttagtataaatattaatgaacgTATTTCCAATGgtgtttaaaaaaactgttttactaaaaattggtagtaaaaatgaaaattagatAGGTTGGGTGACCAAATATGGCCCCAATTTCCTCCAGGAGCTCCgatcacctcactcaccaacgggaacacaacactgcttgaaaacagtattatttagctgtgatcttct
Above is a genomic segment from Melitaea cinxia chromosome 5, ilMelCinx1.1, whole genome shotgun sequence containing:
- the LOC123653676 gene encoding solute carrier family 25 member 35-like, translated to MGGTSAMFATLFTNPIEVVKTRLQLQGELVSKGKHAVYYKNVPHGLFVIARNEGIVALQNGLPAMLGFQFCLNTFRLGVYRISERRGLTTTPDGRTSVIRGALAAGVGGALGSIAGTPFFLVKTRLQAQATKAIAVGHQHKHNGTFSAMADIYRKEGIKGLFRGVGPQIPRGTVGSGSQMVSFAFAKEWLRDKGYFQSPLLLSFMGANLGGIVMTICLNPFDVMATRLSNQPVDSNNRGKLYRGMTDCFMKIWKTEGASAFYKGVGANYLRLGPHTVLLLVCWDQLKILEDYLRK